A single region of the Halorussus gelatinilyticus genome encodes:
- a CDS encoding DUF6276 family protein — MTCPTCGSEQLLLSVPTDLRSYLPEASERVAVCTRCLALEPTDEESPDTADFIRISDAFPDGEAGVAMALAVGLLDSLALYRSEIAALLERVERAGTDPLLVLDRLDADAGVEPHFDVDRRRTQVEQLLYE, encoded by the coding sequence ATGACCTGTCCGACCTGTGGAAGCGAGCAGTTACTCCTCTCCGTCCCGACCGACCTGCGGTCGTACCTACCCGAAGCGAGCGAGCGCGTCGCGGTCTGTACGCGCTGTCTGGCGCTCGAACCGACAGACGAGGAGTCGCCGGACACAGCCGACTTCATTCGCATCAGTGACGCCTTCCCCGACGGCGAGGCGGGCGTGGCGATGGCGCTCGCGGTCGGGTTGCTCGACTCGCTGGCGCTCTACCGGAGCGAGATCGCGGCCTTACTCGAACGCGTCGAGCGCGCCGGTACCGACCCGCTTCTCGTGTTGGACCGTCTCGACGCCGACGCCGGAGTAGAACCGCACTTCGACGTGGACCGGCGGCGGACGCAGGTCGAGCAGTTGTTGTACGAGTAG